The region tgctctctcccctgccctccccccatgtccagcaaccctcctctcccccctcccatccgctccatccacctGTGTCCATCAattgttctctcccctaccctccatcctcgggctcccatccaccgcgattgtgacctcctgtgccctgccgtccccGCCACTTCGCCGTCGCCCCCCCTCTTTCCGCCGTCGTCGTGTCGTCAGTTCTCCATCTCtgcatctgtttccctcagttccgccccctccttccctccctgctccctcctcctccgatttccacgcccatgttcaagccctcctcctccctattgggctgtactgctggtggaggcagggcttggacttctacactctcagcgttccgactctactgtgcatttgcaggtgagtcagtcacttgctgtttatatgtttgactagtaaaaaaggcccgtttctgacacaaatgaaacgggtgctagcaaggttttcctcggagtgtgtgcaagtgcgtatgtgagccacagtgagtgtgagagagtgtgtttcacacagatacagtgtctgtgagagagtgtgttagagagagtgtgtgtgagacagatagagtgtgagagtatgtgtttgatacacagactctctgtgagactgtgtATCGAACACATACTGAGAGTCTCGAGTGTTCGAGAGTGACTGTGACACAtaaagagtgaatgtgatacagtacgagacatagagtgtgtgagagacagtgtgtgagagtgagagaaagacactgactgtgagagagagaaagtgtgtgtgagagagagagtgtgtgtgagagagagagtatgtgtgtgacagagatacctccccctccctctctggtctcaggaccccctcctccccttccctctctggtctcaggaccctctccccctccctctccctctccccctcctctcctctccccccctctcaggtctctggaccccctcccctctcagggctctggaccccctcccctctggtctcaggacccccctccatccccccctctggtctcaggcccccctccatcccccctctcAGGACCCGCTCCCCCTGTATGGTCTCAGGACCACCTCACCCCCTCTGGTCTCAGAACCCCTccccttctggggggggggggtattgctgaactgggagggggtggagctGCTGGGGGGCAgggtttaatttccttctttttccttcatctacctatggcttttcatctttttgtcacccttgttctcaccatgccccttcctcttattgtCCAGTCTTTCTCTAGTCCACTTttgcatccagcagctctccactttctctccccatccttccagtgtctcccctctttctctccccatccttccaatgtcacccctctttctttctgcatctttctatccagtgtctcctctttctccctacccttccatccagcgtcttccctctttctcaccccatccttccgcccatctaccctctctcctgatccttccatctaatgtctctccccccctccttctatccagtgtctctctatctctctacccttttctgttcagtgtcccttctctctccacatccttccagtctctcccctttctctctccacatccatctccccctttctctccccatccttccatccagtgtctctctatccccttctttccatccaggcccgcccacccaacacagacctgccaagtctcccatgaaacacgtggcgccagctcccatttccagcctctgctgcttctcctgttgagaagAGCTAATTTAAACaacccaaaatgtttttaaaaagcaagcgcggcaccgcaggcagccatcaggcattagctgtcggctctgcactgcccctggagcagaaccccggaggagcacagcgacgtgagaggcgagaatATGCTTCtgaagttgcatgtgtaaattctaattagtgctaattaattcCGATAATGGcttattaagttgcatgcacaatttggccgcactgccagatttgcacacgcaactttagctgccatatatagaatcttggggttaGTGTGAATTACCTGTACTATAGATAATGCAGATGCACTTAATGTCACCTGTTGAAATGGTGTTCTGCATTATCTGCTGTGCTGACAACACATATTAATTCCAGcattaagggggaaagttatcaatgtgggctaccgttaagacatgttattctaCTGTTAACACCAGTTATTAGATctcctgcataaaatgggacctgtgctaaaatgtgTTTATgcttattccacacttgatataccaccaaattAGTGGTAAACtaacacatcttaatagtagcccacattgataactacaccacTAACTGCTTAATAtactgtagcctagtggttagtgcaatggacttttatcccgaggaactgggttcaattcccactgcagctcgtcTGACTCTGGGCAAAATCACTtaacccattgccccaggtacacaataGTAccagtatgtaaaccacttggattgtaaccacagaaaagcagtatatcaagtcctatttcctttTGTCATAGCCCCCCTCCCATAGTTTAATAATTTCTATTTTTGAGCTCTCCATAAATTAGGGATGAAGTATGGCTTTCCATGCTAGGTTGGATAAAATTTACCTTAACAGGGCTCATTTTCTAACACATTTTGACTGAGCATACTTGAATCTTCTTTGCCTTAAGTTAAATTATTCCAGCTAAGGTATAAACACAAAGAGCAGAAGGCATGCACCAATGTGTGGATTTGAGGCAAATCACAAATAAACATACAtgattattaaattttggttAAAGAAGGCTGCAGAAAGATTATGCACAGATATTAGAAGCTATCAAACCACCTAAAATAGCAAACATATATTTTGAATTAGTTAAATGAGCACCAGAATCAACATTATCAGCTACAAAATTATTTCTTATGATTATGAAAATGTCTTTAATCTAATACATTCCATGtctcaaagagaaaaaaaagcttgccAAGGTTCCCATTCACATTAAATATATGTGTTATGATGGATTGGCATTAATAGAGGTTCTTAGTGTATTTTAAAGCAGGCAGGAGCTTCAGCCTATCAAGCTCCTCAATTGGCCGAAGGCTCAAAAGTAGTAAAGATGATTGTTGCCTGTCTTGAAAGAAATACATTGGAACCTTTCATTCCACttcgtttgtgtgtgtgttataatttaattatttaaaaaaaaacatagcctattttataatatttttagagggtcttcctttttttctgtctctTTAGCTATCAACTGCTCTCGTTCATAGTTTTGATTAAACCAAGAACTGGTTATCTTTGGCGGCTGTCTCTTTCACAGTCTTCCTTGTTTTCAAAATCTCTCTGAGATGTGCTCTTGTTTCTCTGACTTTATCTAtctttctctctgttcctccTGTAGTCTACTCCAACTTTCTCTCTGCTAgcgcagcctaatggttagagcagcagactgagaacctGATCAAATTCCCATGTCAGCTttgtgtgatcttgggcaaatcacttaactctccattgtgcTCTGTGCTAATCTGTtcactgattagcacatggttgGCATGGGAGTTCTTAAtgcctacaaaataagtagcagtaggggctcacgcactaatggcctgcgggaaaaatggccttagcgtgcaggaacAACCCTAGTAAGGACGCACTAAAGCCACCTTTTAATGAagtttcataaaagggcccctttgattgtgagccctctggagtcaaaaaacacctactgtaccaacTCATAATCTAGTCATCCTTGCTGGAACTTCAGTCTGAAATATCCCAAAGCTGTTTGTCTGTCTAATATTTTCCTTCCCTTCAGAGCCAATCTGGACTCACCTCTTTTTATTGTCCCCTGGATGCTAATTCTTAACTAGACCTATTAAAAATTTGTGTTACATTGCACGTGACTGCAAAACATTTAGGAAATATTTCTGCAACGAGGACTCCTTATAAAGCCGTATTGAACTAAATAGTTCTTGGTTTAGACTAAAACCTGAATAAGAACATATTTTGATAGCATAATCAAAAAGAAGGGccccaaaaataaaatacaaaaaagtgtttaaaggcTAAACCCAAATATATGCTTTTTAGATAAAACTGAGCAAATTGGAATGTTATAGAATTAGACTAACCTGTACCGTGTTTAAGGGCAACTTGATTGACAGCAGGCAAGTCCAAGCTGGGGATAAGTTCAAAGCCTTTTTCTTGCTGTTTACCCTTCCCTTCGTGATATCTGCTATAAATGCCACGGCCTGCAGAATATCCCCCCAGGTAACTGCCTCTGGGACCTGGGGCTCTGTTGCCAGCTGCACCTCGCCCTCTGCCTCTTATGCTGCCTGCTTATAATACCAACATAATAACATGATAAATACACCAGTAAAAACCACTGgagctcattaaaaaaaactaaaaatttaaaaaaattgtgagTACTGCATTTCAGTGTTTGCATCATATGAAAAGCAGTTAGACCCATATCTTACACTGTACGTAGGTTAAATATGGTATCTTCACAGAAGCCAAATTACATGCTATTAGAGACTGAAATGGCACAGGAATGAATGAATGTAATGGCTGTGATATTACTTGACTTACAGTAGTATTCCATCACATCCATTCAAAAGTCAGCTATGTTGCACTGTTCTATTTAACTGAATGCCTTTTGGAGGACAAAAGTATAAAAAAGATACAATTATTTGCCCTTGGGAGCTGCCACCGGGCCCTAGCACCCTGGGGATACCTGTAAGTGACCTTGAAACTATAGAGGGCCAAGCCACTTCAAGCTCAACtggggaaaagtccatggactGATCTCCAGGAGAACAGGCCTAAGACTCAACGTAAAACCTAGGCCTATCTCAATCTTTTGCTGCACCAGTCTGACATGCACCATCTGTTGGAGCCTGAGAAACATTCAACTGTTCCAGACTGCACTGCTCACTGGAATATCCAAATTTCTCTGCCTCCTGGTACCAggacataacccattggtctggactggtctagcaggatgataaggaaTTACCCAGTTAGTATTCTTATCCCAATGAGATCATATCAGAGAGCTGATGTTCTCTGATAAAACACAATGGAAGATCGAACTTTGCTGAGAGTAGGGGAGGGGACCTTGATGTCCATGAAAAAATTTCACTGGCAAGCCCTTATTTACTTTTGAAGGcagtattcaaaactatttatctGGATAGCAACTGCTGAATATTGTTACAGACAGTATCCGGATAGTGCCAGGATGGTCCAGGAGTGAAGTCTGGGTTGAGCTAGGAGATAtttggttagtggtgatattcagttagCTATAACTATCTAGATAAAGTTGGGACAGCGAAAAGGTTGCtatgtggataaagttaggagcaTGCTGGCCTCTATCTGGAGAGGAGTGCTGAAAATTCAGATTTAATTCAGCAGTGATGACCAGTGTTTAAAACAATCTCTGACGTTTGATCGAGCACTGGATTTTCTCATTTAAAGTTGATAGTTTAAAAAGCTAACGGAAATTTGAAAATCACTCGCTGAAGGGTGGGGCCTTTGTCAAAAATCAGTCCCTTTTTATAGCTATTTTTAAAATACTGCTATAGTAACTTAGCAGCTCATGTGATTTTAGAACAGGAAGCTTGCTACTACAGCATTACCCCATGCTAAGTCACAGAAAAGAAGGGCTAATGCTGAAAGCAGACACTAATCCCAAAGTTACGGTCTCCTAGGATAAATAATACAAGTGTTCTACGTTGGCTACTAATCTTTAATAAGTCTTCAGCAGTCCTCTGTAACTTCCCCAGTGTGTTTAAAACTTTGCCTGTGTATGTCTTGCTTGAAAAGTATACACAGTCTGAGGAGGACCAGCATCAAATATAACCTAACCTCAGTGACTAAATCTGTCCATAGAGTTTCACAAGATACCTAGTTTTGAAGGGCAAGGGGATAAGGAGGTGAAATAAGTGTCAAAATTTGATTTTCAAACTCCCATGAGCACTGTCCCCATTGGTAAAGCAGGTGCTCCCAGAAACTTACTGAGTTTGATTTTCTTTAaaagcataagtacatagtaccatcaagcccagcatcctgtttccagcagtggccaatccaggtcatatgtacctggcaaaatcccaaaacagtacaatacattttatgctgattatcctacaaataagtagtggattttccccaagtccattttaataatgggttatggacttttcttttaggaagctaggcaaaccttttttaaaccccgctaagctaactgcttttactacattctctggcaacgaattccagaatttaattacacgttgagtgaagaaatattttccacaatttgttttaaattttctactttgtagcttcattgagtgccccctagtcctagtagttttggaaagagtaaacaagcaattcatgtctacccgttccattccactcattattttatagacttctatcatatctccccttagccttctcttctccaagttgaagagccctagccgctttagccttttctcataggttagtcgtcccattccctttatcattttcgttgcccttctctttaccttttctaattccatcacatcttttttgagacgtgGTAACCAGAACTGCAAGCAATTTGACTTGAAGGTCCACTGGTACTAAAGTATCCTCAATCCTTCAAATTGCCCTGGCTTCTGAAAACCACCCCATCATCTTTGATTTTGTGATGGTGTTCTTTACTGTGCCCTTGGCTATTACTGTAGAGTGAGtcagcaaaaaaataaatgatgCATTGGTATTAACTGTTGTTAGTGCTAGCAAATAAAAGAGAGAGGCCACATTACAGAGTGAAGCAGATCTCCAAGAAAAGATCATAGTACTATGATTGCTATCAATTAGACTTTTTAAAGGTACAGCACATATACATGGCAGCGTTAAATTTCAAAGACTGCTTTTAAAGAATGAGCATGGGTTTCAATTTTAAGGTGATCTCTTAAATTCATATACCCATGAGGGGAAAGAGAAATCAGAAAAGTATGAGCACACTTGATTGTGGCTAAGAGAAATAGTCACAGGAATCAAACAATCTGATATCTCCCCTCGACACACAAGATTCAAACAGAAAAGCTGCTCTGatccagaaagaaagaaaacaacaacTTTCCCTTACTGTATTAATCGGGTATTTGTTGTTCATTCTCTATAATCCTACAATATTGAGTCATATTTTGATATATTTGACCTGGATTCCTCTGAAGAAATCTCAGTACTGCCATAACAACTCCATGTCAAAAGATTCCAATGCagtctgggttttctaactcattctGATATATTTTGCTGGAGAGCAAACATCAGACTTCTCTGGAATGAGAAAAACCATGACTGGATTAGTATCTCATGATGATATGCCATTAGGTTAGTAACAATGATCCATCCAAATGTAAATGTCCTGAGCAGATGAAATTCATTAACATTAACAGGATTACAGAGGTGTTTAAACAGTAAGTCAGAACTGTTCTGTTTCAGGCAAACTGATTAACTACACAAAGGCATGCACAACATCAAGTTTTGGTAACCAACCTTTCACAAAGTAGTCTCTGTTTGGACCAATTAGAGCATTGTATGGATATCCATAGTATGCTAATGTATAAGGATCACAAGAGTAAACATAGTTTGGTTGAGTTACTTCTGTTGCTGTTGCTGGTGCTCCTCCTTTAGCTGCTTTCTGGTAGCGTGTATACTGCTCTTTATCTACTGGCTTGGCCAAGGTAACTTCGATACAGGATCCTTCAAGTTCAATGCCATTAAGCTTTCTCATGGCATGAACTGCATCATCGCGGCTCGTGAAATGTACAAAAGCATAATCACGGATTTTTTTCACACGTTCTACACACCCGGGGTTGAACTGACCAAAGCTCTTTTTAATGGTATCCTCTGTGGTTTCAATCATTAAATTTCTCACATAAAGGATCTTCACCGTCTCCATCACATCTTCATCGACATCTATCTCAGGTTCTGCCCAGTCAACTGCTATCTGGTGGCCCCACAGTTGAATTCTTCCAGGCATCAGCTTCCTTCGTGCCATGGCGGCTGCACGGTGACTTTCATACTCTACAAAGGCAAACCCTCGATTTTTCATCTTATCTGCTGCACTAGCATAAACAATGACATCAAGTACTCCTTCTGTCACCTTGGAAATTTCTTCTAgtatttcttctctttttttcatcTTTGGGATGCCTCCAATGAATAGTCTGCAGTTATCCACACTGCAGCAAACCCCTAGAAGTCTCCCTGGACGGATCTCATAGTTATTCAGTTCTCTGACAGCCCTTTTGGCCTCAT is a window of Microcaecilia unicolor chromosome 2, aMicUni1.1, whole genome shotgun sequence DNA encoding:
- the RBM47 gene encoding RNA-binding protein 47 isoform X2, producing MTAEDSTTVMSNDSSNMSASNVHEGVSGVPNEAALLALMERTGYSMVQENGQRKYGGPPPGWEGLHPPRGCEVFVGKIPRDVYEDELVPVFESVGRIYEMRLMMDFDGKNRGYAFVMYTHKHEAKRAVRELNNYEIRPGRLLGVCCSVDNCRLFIGGIPKMKKREEILEEISKVTEGVLDVIVYASAADKMKNRGFAFVEYESHRAAAMARRKLMPGRIQLWGHQIAVDWAEPEIDVDEDVMETVKILYVRNLMIETTEDTIKKSFGQFNPGCVERVKKIRDYAFVHFTSRDDAVHAMRKLNGIELEGSCIEVTLAKPVDKEQYTRYQKAAKGGAPATATEVTQPNYVYSCDPYTLAYYGYPYNALIGPNRDYFVKAGSIRGRGRGAAGNRAPGPRGSYLGGYSAGRGIYSRYHEGKGKQQEKGFELIPSLDLPAVNQVALKHGTVAIPALGAQYSMFQAAPTAKMMEDGKIHAIEHMINPIAIQADPASAAAAAVAATATIMPAVSTPPPFQGRPITPVYTMAPNVQRIHPTGIYGTSYVPIAAPTTATIATLQKNAAAAVYGGYAGYIPQAFPAATIQVPIHDVYPAY
- the RBM47 gene encoding RNA-binding protein 47 isoform X1, whose amino-acid sequence is MLCLRFQQGLNDFGIMTAEDSTTVMSNDSSNMSASNVHEGVSGVPNEAALLALMERTGYSMVQENGQRKYGGPPPGWEGLHPPRGCEVFVGKIPRDVYEDELVPVFESVGRIYEMRLMMDFDGKNRGYAFVMYTHKHEAKRAVRELNNYEIRPGRLLGVCCSVDNCRLFIGGIPKMKKREEILEEISKVTEGVLDVIVYASAADKMKNRGFAFVEYESHRAAAMARRKLMPGRIQLWGHQIAVDWAEPEIDVDEDVMETVKILYVRNLMIETTEDTIKKSFGQFNPGCVERVKKIRDYAFVHFTSRDDAVHAMRKLNGIELEGSCIEVTLAKPVDKEQYTRYQKAAKGGAPATATEVTQPNYVYSCDPYTLAYYGYPYNALIGPNRDYFVKAGSIRGRGRGAAGNRAPGPRGSYLGGYSAGRGIYSRYHEGKGKQQEKGFELIPSLDLPAVNQVALKHGTVAIPALGAQYSMFQAAPTAKMMEDGKIHAIEHMINPIAIQADPASAAAAAVAATATIMPAVSTPPPFQGRPITPVYTMAPNVQRIHPTGIYGTSYVPIAAPTTATIATLQKNAAAAVYGGYAGYIPQAFPAATIQVPIHDVYPAY